A single window of Crassostrea angulata isolate pt1a10 chromosome 8, ASM2561291v2, whole genome shotgun sequence DNA harbors:
- the LOC128159198 gene encoding uncharacterized protein LOC128159198, with the protein MTEGLEQATNIVAGTIQQGFTELSTTVNEKLKQIKIAIKKQEIIIDTPPFSGKPSEFRAWINAINKALVLNPHLTDDEKVRLALRHSRGDVSDYIGLYIEQRVHDQTVERGWGHLKNQLILRFGECSDKHHAYASLFKIKQKPDENVQVYSTRLSRLALDAFDSLDPPEVQRQLVQLFIDGMSDDHMKIKIMHQKPTTLTAAADSALSIQNFHTEVKMRLGKEFVPTRDPEEVVFPRLRPVAPDPPNPIPTLNPQNPLPAPRTIVPMEIGHMRYRRRPRTEQFENACFNCKREGHIARNCPERTRQPQARKRPTPKNRLN; encoded by the coding sequence ATGACTGAAGGTTTAGAACAAGCCACAAATATTGTTGCTGGTACGATACAGCAAGGGTTTACTGAACTTAGTACGACAGTGAATGAGAAactcaaacaaattaaaatcgcCATTAAAAAGCAAGAAATCATAATTGATACACCTCCTTTTTCGGGGAAGCCGTCGGAATTCCGGGCTTGGATAAATGCAATAAACAAAGCTTTGGTCTTAAATCCCCATTTGACAGATGATGAAAAAGTCCGTCTTGCTCTAAGACATAGCAGGGGGGATGTAAGTGACTATATCGGCCTGTACATTGAACAGCGCGTGCATGACCAAACTGTAGAAAGGGGATGGGGGCACCTGAAAAACCAACTAATATTAAGATTTGGGGAATGTAGTGACAAACATCACGCATATGCATCCctgttcaaaattaaacaaaaacctGACGAAAATGTCCAGGTGTACAGCACTCGACTCTCTCGACTGGCCCTCGACGCATTTGACAGCCTTGACCCTCCTGAGGTACAGCGCCAGTTGGTACAATTGTTCATTGACGGTATGTCCGACGATcacatgaaaatcaaaatcatgcaTCAAAAGCCGACTACGCTGACGGCTGCCGCGGATAGCGCGCTTTCAATACAGAACTTTCATACCGAGGTTAAAATGCGGTTAGGGAAAGAGTTTGTCCCGACGCGAGATCCGGAAGAGGTGGTATTTCCCAGGCTCAGACCTGTCGCGCCTGATCCGCCTAACCCTATCCCAACTTTAAATCCTCAAAACCCCCTCCCTGCCCCACGCACTATTGTGCCTATGGAAATAGGTCACATGCGGTATAGAAGAAGGCCCAGAACTGAACAATTTGAGAATGCATGCTTTAATTGTAAAAGAGAAGGTCACATAGCTCGAAATTGCCCCGAAAGAACAAGACAGCCCCAAGCTCGAAAACGTCCCACCCCGAAAAACCGTTTAAACTAG